In Rhodanobacteraceae bacterium, a single window of DNA contains:
- a CDS encoding VWA domain-containing protein has product MSARSVSRLLAAAFLFIASPLTWAQSATLDAPAQATIGSTISVRWTGPGEQYDQIAVTVPGAADGDKPINTASITSGKNPLPLVMPETPGRYQLRYISRASKAVIGRASIEAVDVETRLGAPERAQAGATIDIEWTGPGNSYEQIQLFPIGAPGDAKALTQATILGRSPVRLHLPETSGEFELRYLTRLSKRILARRPITLFGVEAALQSPETAAIGETINITWEGPGNQYDQLALYRVGEDKPVKVERIVSRKNPVPMRLPEQSGAYELRYQTARDGTVLATRALRVGKVDTRLDAPERATAGTLIEVSWTGPGNNYDSIGVYRPGAADDAKAESYVAILNQKNPVDLKLPATHGDLELRYRTAQSASVLARRPIRIEPAGRLSVRFEGQRTMSDSTAGAGAVELILDASGSMLQRLEGQRRIDIARSVLDDLVRTQLPEGTAFALRVFGHKAADQCRTDLEIPLGALDRHAAASRIAEVNAMNLAKTPIADSLAKVPADLAAAKGPKTVILITDGEETCEGDPAEVIKQLRAKGLDVQVSIVGFAIDDADLRNTFQAWAELGGGSYFDADSADELQRSLRTVISGPFKVLDHGGRIVARGIIGGAEIILPAGSYRVETMSSPVQAIESVTVKAGELTEASF; this is encoded by the coding sequence ATGTCAGCACGATCTGTCTCCCGCCTGCTGGCGGCGGCGTTTCTGTTCATCGCCAGCCCGTTGACGTGGGCACAATCCGCGACGCTGGATGCACCTGCGCAAGCCACGATCGGCTCCACCATCAGCGTGCGCTGGACCGGACCGGGAGAGCAGTACGACCAGATCGCGGTCACCGTTCCCGGTGCTGCCGATGGCGACAAGCCCATCAACACCGCGTCGATCACCAGCGGCAAGAATCCACTGCCACTGGTGATGCCGGAAACGCCGGGCCGCTATCAGTTGCGCTACATCTCGCGGGCCAGCAAGGCGGTTATCGGCCGTGCCAGCATCGAGGCAGTGGACGTCGAAACCCGCCTCGGCGCGCCGGAACGTGCGCAGGCAGGAGCAACCATCGACATCGAGTGGACTGGTCCGGGCAACAGCTACGAGCAGATCCAGCTCTTCCCCATCGGTGCGCCCGGCGATGCCAAAGCATTGACTCAGGCCACCATACTCGGCCGCAGTCCAGTGCGACTGCATCTGCCCGAGACAAGCGGCGAGTTCGAACTGCGCTATCTGACCCGGCTGAGCAAACGCATCCTGGCACGGCGCCCGATCACCCTGTTCGGGGTCGAGGCGGCGCTGCAATCACCCGAGACAGCCGCCATCGGTGAGACCATCAACATCACCTGGGAGGGGCCTGGCAACCAGTACGATCAGCTGGCGCTGTACCGCGTGGGCGAGGACAAGCCCGTGAAGGTGGAACGGATTGTCAGCCGCAAGAATCCGGTGCCGATGCGGCTGCCCGAGCAATCGGGCGCCTATGAGCTTCGCTATCAGACGGCACGCGACGGCACAGTACTGGCCACCCGCGCCTTGCGGGTCGGCAAGGTCGATACCCGGCTGGATGCGCCGGAACGCGCCACCGCCGGAACGCTGATCGAGGTGAGCTGGACTGGCCCTGGCAACAACTACGACTCGATCGGCGTTTATCGGCCGGGAGCTGCTGACGACGCCAAAGCCGAGTCCTACGTCGCAATCCTGAATCAGAAGAACCCGGTTGACCTGAAGCTGCCGGCCACCCACGGCGACCTTGAGCTGCGCTACCGCACTGCGCAGAGCGCCTCGGTGCTGGCGCGGCGCCCGATCCGCATCGAGCCAGCCGGCCGCCTGTCGGTGCGCTTCGAGGGGCAACGAACGATGTCCGACTCGACCGCCGGCGCCGGTGCGGTTGAACTGATCCTGGATGCCTCGGGCAGCATGTTGCAGCGTCTGGAAGGCCAGAGGCGCATCGACATCGCCCGCTCGGTGCTCGACGATCTGGTGCGCACACAGTTGCCGGAAGGCACGGCCTTCGCTCTGCGGGTATTCGGCCACAAGGCCGCCGACCAATGCCGCACCGATCTGGAGATTCCGCTGGGTGCGCTCGACCGCCACGCCGCCGCAAGCCGGATTGCCGAGGTCAATGCGATGAATCTGGCGAAGACCCCGATCGCCGATTCGCTGGCCAAGGTGCCGGCGGATCTGGCGGCCGCCAAGGGGCCGAAGACCGTGATTCTGATCACCGACGGCGAAGAGACTTGCGAGGGCGACCCGGCCGAAGTGATCAAGCAATTACGAGCCAAGGGCCTTGATGTGCAGGTGTCGATCGTTGGCTTTGCCATCGACGATGCCGACCTCAGGAACACCTTCCAGGCCTGGGCTGAACTCGGTGGCGGCAGCTACTTTGATGCTGACTCGGCCGATGAGCTGCAGCGCTCCTTGCGCACCGTGATCTCTGGCCCATTCAAGGTACTCGACCACGGCGGCCGGATCGTGGCCCGCGGCATCATCGGCGGCGCCGAAATCATCCTGCCTGCGGGTAGCTATCGAGTGGAAACGATGAGCAGCCCAGTGCAGGCCATCGAGTCGGTGACCGTGAAGGCGGGGGAACTGACCGAGGCCAGTTTCTGA
- a CDS encoding acyltransferase encodes MPASDLHDAPVLASRNSAIDVLRGLSILLVIIHHLALPFRLPLSQGPLPDLFGSRLINALGFNGYSAVYTFFVISGFLIAGRAISRHGSLAAIDIRSFYVYRASRILPLLLALLALLSLLHLLGVPGYVIDKPGQSLGGALMSALGLYLNWYEGRTTWLPANWDVLWSLSIEELFYLVFPLLCVWLPRPLLVIGLMVLVVSLPWTRGLLDGQEIWQEKAYLPAMSAIAAGVLAAMLWRSLQPSRAFARCLCALGALGLYLSMAWGGELWRALRHSSLLFLIGSVVVLLLGCAWGRLGAPRGLGWLAALGRLSYELYLTHMFVVLALVAAYKYAFEQDYYWAFAVYPVSLAACAALAWGVQRHFCQPCESSLRARYARLAKPIPVSQNGASH; translated from the coding sequence ATGCCTGCCTCCGATCTACATGACGCGCCCGTGCTGGCATCGCGCAACTCCGCCATCGACGTGCTGCGCGGGCTCTCCATCTTGCTGGTGATCATCCATCACCTCGCATTGCCCTTTCGTTTGCCACTGAGTCAGGGGCCGCTCCCTGACCTGTTCGGCTCGCGGCTGATCAACGCCCTGGGATTCAATGGTTACTCGGCGGTCTATACCTTCTTCGTGATTTCCGGATTTCTGATTGCCGGGCGTGCCATCAGCCGGCACGGCAGCCTTGCCGCCATCGATATCCGCAGTTTCTATGTCTACCGCGCCAGCCGGATTCTGCCGCTGCTGCTGGCCTTGCTGGCGTTGCTGTCGCTGCTGCATCTGCTGGGGGTTCCCGGCTATGTCATTGACAAGCCGGGACAGTCGCTCGGTGGCGCGTTGATGTCGGCGCTGGGGCTGTATCTCAACTGGTACGAGGGCCGCACCACTTGGCTGCCTGCCAACTGGGATGTGCTGTGGTCGCTGTCCATCGAGGAGCTCTTCTATCTGGTCTTTCCGCTGCTGTGCGTTTGGCTGCCGCGGCCGCTGCTGGTAATCGGCTTGATGGTTCTGGTGGTCTCGCTGCCGTGGACTCGCGGTCTGCTGGACGGGCAGGAGATCTGGCAGGAAAAGGCCTATCTGCCGGCCATGTCGGCGATCGCGGCCGGCGTGCTCGCGGCAATGCTGTGGCGTTCGCTGCAACCCTCGCGGGCGTTCGCCCGTTGCCTGTGTGCGCTGGGGGCGCTGGGTCTTTATCTGTCGATGGCCTGGGGCGGGGAGTTGTGGCGGGCCTTGCGCCACAGCAGCCTGCTGTTCCTGATCGGCTCGGTGGTGGTCCTGCTGCTGGGTTGCGCCTGGGGTCGGCTTGGGGCGCCGCGCGGGCTGGGATGGCTGGCCGCTCTGGGGCGTCTCAGCTATGAGTTGTATCTGACCCACATGTTCGTCGTGCTTGCGCTGGTGGCCGCGTACAAATACGCCTTCGAGCAGGATTACTACTGGGCCTTCGCGGTCTACCCGGTGTCGTTGGCGGCCTGTGCCGCGCTGGCCTGGGGGGTGCAACGGCATTTCTGTCAGCCCTGTGAAAGCAGCCTGCGCGCTCGCTACGCGAGGCTGGCGAAACCGATACCGGTCAGTCAGAACGGCGCATCACACTAG
- a CDS encoding TetR/AcrR family transcriptional regulator, with product MLDALRTRGFHGIGLSELLTQAGAPKGVLYHHFPGGKTELAIAAIESAIAGMLASLDRLLAAHVDPADALEAWMSGAQKLLLASGFERGCPLATVALESTPEDLTLRAALSAGFAAIRERLSGALQQHGMSDTAARQSAMLIVAAYEGALLQARVAGNVNAMADTCDALVSMIRPQLRSRP from the coding sequence ATGCTCGATGCGCTGCGCACCCGTGGCTTCCACGGCATCGGCCTGAGCGAGTTGCTGACCCAGGCCGGCGCGCCCAAGGGCGTGCTCTACCACCACTTTCCGGGCGGCAAGACCGAATTGGCGATCGCCGCCATCGAGAGCGCGATCGCCGGCATGCTGGCCAGCCTGGATCGCTTGCTGGCTGCACACGTGGATCCCGCCGATGCGCTGGAAGCCTGGATGAGCGGCGCCCAGAAGCTGCTGCTGGCCAGCGGCTTCGAGCGGGGTTGCCCTCTGGCGACCGTCGCGCTCGAGTCCACGCCCGAAGACCTCACGCTGAGAGCGGCACTCAGCGCGGGCTTTGCGGCGATCCGCGAGCGTCTGTCAGGTGCTCTGCAACAGCACGGCATGAGTGACACCGCGGCCCGTCAGAGCGCCATGCTGATCGTGGCTGCCTACGAGGGGGCGCTGCTGCAGGCACGGGTCGCGGGCAACGTCAACGCCATGGCCGATACCTGCGACGCGCTGGTCTCGATGATTCGCCCCCAACTGAGGTCCAGACCGTGA
- a CDS encoding alpha/beta fold hydrolase → MSIQREPEALTLHAGDGTRIAALRYRAHDAIGRIVIAGATGVPQRFYRAFAEHAAERGYTTQTLDYRGIGLSKPQSLRGFRMDYLDWAHQDLSAAVAAMPDDGLPLYMVGHSFGGHAFGLLPNHQRIAAFYTFATGAGWHGWMPPGEQLRVRFLWHVLAPLLTRWHGFLSWSKLGMGEDLPYGVYRDWKRWCSYPRYFFDDPLVAADMSRRFDQVRTPIIAANAVDDLWASPASRDAFMAGYRNAPVQRVDLDPRQHGLKAIGHMGYFRREARPLWDEVLAWFSQLPTASTT, encoded by the coding sequence GTGAGCATTCAACGCGAACCCGAGGCGCTGACCCTGCACGCCGGCGACGGCACCCGCATCGCCGCCCTGCGCTACCGCGCCCATGACGCCATCGGCCGCATCGTGATCGCGGGTGCCACCGGTGTGCCACAGCGCTTCTATCGCGCCTTTGCCGAGCATGCAGCGGAACGCGGCTACACCACGCAAACGCTGGACTACCGCGGCATCGGGCTGTCCAAACCACAAAGCTTGCGCGGTTTCCGCATGGACTATCTGGATTGGGCCCACCAGGATCTGAGTGCCGCCGTGGCCGCCATGCCGGACGACGGCCTGCCGCTGTACATGGTCGGCCATTCCTTTGGTGGACACGCCTTCGGCCTGCTGCCCAATCATCAACGCATTGCAGCCTTCTACACCTTTGCCACCGGCGCCGGCTGGCATGGCTGGATGCCGCCCGGAGAGCAGCTGCGCGTGCGCTTCCTGTGGCACGTACTGGCGCCGCTGCTGACCCGATGGCATGGCTTCCTGTCGTGGAGCAAGCTCGGCATGGGCGAAGACCTGCCCTACGGCGTCTATCGCGACTGGAAGCGCTGGTGCTCCTATCCACGCTACTTCTTTGACGACCCCTTGGTCGCCGCGGACATGTCGCGGCGTTTCGATCAGGTGCGCACCCCGATCATCGCTGCCAACGCCGTGGATGACCTCTGGGCTTCACCGGCCTCGCGGGATGCCTTCATGGCCGGCTACCGCAACGCGCCGGTCCAGCGCGTCGACCTTGATCCCCGCCAGCACGGTCTCAAGGCCATCGGTCATATGGGCTACTTCAGGCGCGAGGCCAGGCCACTGTGGGATGAGGTGCTGGCCTGGTTTTCCCAATTACCCACGGCCTCGACGACATGA
- a CDS encoding nitroreductase — protein MNEPSAQTLLSDLLRERRSVRDFRPDAIDPAVIEAILDDAHWSPSWSNTQPYRLAIATGPLRDQISSALCERYDLAMQAHSAGWLGKLKLLLGRKGLPDGDLKTNFPYPADLQPQRRQTGFGLYSLLGIGRDDPAARERQMRRNFEFFGAPVAIFLFAHRGLREFAVLDTGVFLQSLMLSAQAHGLATCAQGALATWGGPVRAAFEVPPQYQLVCGVSLGYASEHVVNSYNPGRRPSAALKLPLTRH, from the coding sequence ATGAACGAGCCCAGCGCCCAGACCCTGTTGTCGGACTTGCTGCGCGAGCGCCGCAGCGTGCGCGACTTTCGCCCTGATGCCATTGATCCGGCCGTGATTGAAGCCATCCTGGACGACGCTCATTGGTCACCGAGCTGGTCGAACACCCAACCCTACCGCCTTGCCATTGCCACCGGCCCGTTGCGCGACCAGATTTCGTCTGCATTGTGCGAGCGCTACGATCTGGCCATGCAGGCCCACAGCGCAGGCTGGCTCGGAAAGCTCAAGCTGCTGCTGGGCCGCAAGGGCTTGCCCGACGGCGATCTCAAGACCAACTTCCCCTATCCCGCCGATCTGCAGCCGCAGCGGCGCCAGACCGGTTTCGGACTGTATTCGCTGCTCGGCATCGGCCGCGACGACCCTGCCGCGCGCGAGCGCCAGATGCGTCGCAACTTCGAGTTCTTCGGTGCGCCGGTGGCGATTTTTCTTTTTGCCCATCGCGGTCTGCGCGAGTTCGCGGTGCTCGACACCGGCGTGTTCCTGCAAAGCCTGATGCTCAGCGCCCAGGCCCACGGCCTGGCCACCTGCGCCCAGGGCGCGCTCGCCACCTGGGGCGGCCCGGTGCGCGCGGCGTTCGAAGTACCACCGCAGTACCAGCTGGTCTGCGGCGTCTCGCTGGGATATGCCTCGGAGCACGTCGTCAACAGCTACAACCCGGGTCGCAGGCCATCGGCGGCACTGAAGCTTCCCTTGACGAGGCACTGA
- a CDS encoding molecular chaperone HscC — MIIGIDLGTTHSLVARWTERGSELIANSLDEVLTPSVVAVDAAGRVLVGAAARERLLTDPASASAAFKRLMGSEGDIRLGSRSFRPEQLSALVLRSLIADVEATTGESVVEAVISVPAYFGDAQRHATRLAGELAGIKVERLINEPTAAALAYGLQQGADGSRFLVFDLGGGTFDVSILELYDGVMEVHASAGDNYLGGEDFLDLLEVACIQDLSLDAPGPGDRAQLRARLERAKHKLTVEEQVQVELPLSSGVRQWSISEARFASLAQGLLGRLRIPVERALRDARLSAADLDEIVLVGGATRMPMVARLVARLFGRLPLRHVHPDQAIAMGAAVMAGMKARDVAFDEIVVTDVCPYTLGVEVCEETSAGRLVDGLYSPIIERNCVVPVSRVQRYFPIQNGQRLMRLGVYQGESPSVLNNVYLGVLEVPLSPRPRAENPVDVRFTYDVNGLLEVDATVLADKRHVRLLIERNSSLLSPEMVAARLEELRHLKVHPREDQANLALLGRAERLYAEALGELRAAVQAAMVAFRAVLDGQDPRLIAQARTEFAEELEALEMRLG, encoded by the coding sequence ATGATCATCGGCATCGATCTAGGCACCACCCATTCCCTGGTTGCACGCTGGACCGAACGCGGCAGTGAGCTGATTGCCAACTCCCTGGACGAGGTGCTCACGCCTTCGGTGGTTGCTGTCGACGCTGCAGGTCGCGTGCTGGTCGGCGCCGCCGCACGTGAGCGCCTGCTGACAGATCCCGCGTCAGCCAGCGCCGCTTTCAAGCGCTTGATGGGGTCCGAGGGCGATATCCGGCTGGGAAGTCGCAGCTTCCGCCCCGAGCAGCTCTCGGCGCTGGTCTTGCGCAGCTTGATTGCCGATGTCGAAGCCACCACCGGCGAGTCGGTGGTCGAGGCCGTCATCAGCGTGCCTGCGTACTTCGGTGATGCCCAACGCCATGCGACGCGCCTTGCCGGCGAACTGGCCGGCATCAAGGTTGAGCGCTTGATCAATGAGCCCACAGCGGCGGCGCTGGCCTACGGATTGCAACAGGGTGCCGACGGCTCGCGCTTTCTCGTGTTTGACTTGGGCGGCGGTACCTTTGACGTATCGATTCTTGAACTCTATGACGGTGTCATGGAGGTGCACGCCAGTGCCGGAGACAATTATCTCGGGGGCGAAGACTTCCTTGACCTGCTGGAAGTGGCCTGCATTCAGGATCTCTCGCTGGATGCGCCAGGACCCGGCGATCGGGCCCAGCTGCGCGCTCGGCTTGAGCGCGCCAAACACAAGCTGACTGTCGAGGAACAGGTCCAGGTGGAGTTGCCGCTTTCCAGCGGAGTGCGCCAGTGGTCAATCAGTGAGGCGCGATTTGCCAGCCTGGCCCAGGGCCTGCTCGGTCGACTGCGCATTCCCGTGGAGCGCGCCTTGCGTGACGCACGCCTCAGTGCGGCTGATCTGGACGAGATCGTGCTGGTCGGAGGCGCCACCCGCATGCCCATGGTGGCTCGCCTGGTGGCGCGATTGTTCGGTCGACTGCCGCTGCGCCACGTGCACCCTGACCAGGCCATTGCCATGGGCGCCGCTGTCATGGCTGGAATGAAGGCCCGTGATGTTGCCTTCGACGAAATCGTGGTGACCGATGTGTGTCCGTACACGCTGGGCGTCGAGGTGTGTGAGGAGACCAGCGCGGGGCGTCTGGTCGATGGCCTCTATTCGCCCATCATCGAGCGCAATTGCGTCGTCCCGGTCAGTCGTGTGCAGCGTTACTTCCCGATACAGAATGGTCAGCGTCTGATGCGATTGGGCGTTTATCAGGGTGAAAGTCCGAGCGTGCTCAACAACGTCTATCTGGGGGTGCTGGAGGTGCCGCTCAGTCCGAGGCCGAGAGCGGAAAACCCGGTGGACGTACGCTTCACCTACGACGTCAACGGGTTGCTGGAGGTCGATGCCACGGTGTTGGCCGACAAGCGTCACGTGCGCCTGCTGATCGAACGCAACTCGAGCCTGTTGTCGCCGGAAATGGTGGCGGCGCGTCTCGAAGAACTGCGGCATCTGAAGGTACATCCCCGCGAGGATCAGGCCAATCTGGCCTTGCTGGGACGAGCCGAGCGCCTGTATGCGGAAGCGCTGGGTGAGCTTCGTGCTGCGGTGCAAGCCGCGATGGTCGCCTTCCGGGCAGTCCTTGATGGTCAGGACCCGCGGCTCATCGCGCAAGCCCGGACGGAGTTCGCCGAGGAGTTGGAAGCACTCGAAATGCGTCTGGGTTGA
- a CDS encoding VCBS repeat-containing protein — MFRKAQIRQGVLTALLLLGISEHACSQGNILVQSDSSLLPAVPTLKLLARDLTLDDRADVVAIRFDSSGSTQDRIVIQWQRPQPASTSVVLESAQTLPTSLPVDIELADLDADGDPDLLVAQESTNDTLAVWMNQGGAQQGSAGIFRRHSSQFSADLVAAVASLSLTQSAPTARDFILVRGIGRPSQIYATVQPENLPLRFELVQTLPHAGAVGATVGDLDGDGLDDLVLFGTQTRLWLHQGTGPDPMIESDPPAFAGIGTVFAAALRDLDGDNDLDLILGAATGDLVFRHDGLDQNGVPSYALSQSLGAGTPGISRAYAWIDADGDGSDDLVAARSEGSTPTSIGGTQVYARSGINFAPAPMQHLPPAHTIAALPPGIGSSTYLWLGSLDASNNELWRSASSPPLLPIASLGQPLPGQGASGYFVGNRVGAYLHVSPAIQQTATLGMQVSGSSGLVGPFGASIQPGTSHLLATVSVPANPEQIEFWTIDLLEAVPGTAAAIGSANQATVLTMPSPIGNLRPSCYVACLLIGVCSFPTETGTPDAGSPTSSLLMGTQAEVTLLQRLRDERMAMSPGGAHYIALYESLQLDLYQATFVDPSFYLELWQLKDAWMPAIASLVDGDGSMVVSTDMRDRLRSALLRFESLGSVALAEAITRERAALDLDGLAGLPISSLQQRWQASPVFASGFE; from the coding sequence ATGTTCCGCAAAGCGCAAATTCGCCAGGGCGTGCTGACCGCGCTGCTCTTGCTCGGCATCAGCGAGCACGCCTGCTCCCAGGGCAACATCCTGGTGCAGAGCGATTCGAGTCTGCTGCCGGCGGTTCCAACGCTCAAGCTGCTGGCGAGGGATCTCACGCTGGACGATCGCGCGGACGTTGTTGCCATCCGCTTTGACAGCAGCGGCAGCACTCAGGATCGAATCGTGATCCAGTGGCAACGGCCCCAGCCGGCAAGTACCTCGGTCGTACTGGAAAGCGCTCAGACTTTGCCCACCAGCCTGCCGGTCGATATCGAACTCGCCGACCTCGACGCCGATGGCGATCCTGATCTGCTGGTCGCCCAGGAATCGACCAACGACACGCTTGCCGTGTGGATGAATCAGGGTGGCGCACAGCAGGGATCTGCGGGAATCTTCCGCCGTCATTCATCGCAGTTTTCGGCTGATCTGGTCGCCGCCGTCGCATCCCTCAGCCTGACACAGAGTGCGCCCACGGCACGGGATTTCATCCTGGTTCGCGGCATCGGTCGCCCCAGCCAGATCTACGCCACGGTGCAACCGGAAAATCTCCCGCTCAGATTCGAGCTGGTGCAGACTTTGCCCCACGCCGGCGCGGTAGGCGCGACTGTGGGGGATCTGGATGGCGACGGCCTGGACGATCTGGTGCTGTTTGGTACCCAGACGCGGCTCTGGCTGCATCAAGGCACGGGTCCCGATCCGATGATCGAAAGCGACCCGCCGGCATTCGCTGGCATAGGCACGGTGTTTGCCGCCGCCCTGCGCGATCTGGATGGCGACAACGACCTCGACCTGATTCTGGGAGCGGCCACCGGCGATCTGGTCTTCCGTCACGATGGCCTGGACCAGAACGGTGTCCCTTCCTATGCCCTGAGTCAAAGCCTGGGCGCCGGCACGCCGGGCATATCCCGGGCCTACGCCTGGATCGACGCCGACGGCGATGGCAGCGATGATCTGGTCGCCGCACGAAGTGAGGGCAGTACGCCGACGTCGATCGGCGGCACGCAGGTGTACGCGCGCAGCGGAATCAACTTTGCCCCCGCGCCCATGCAGCATCTTCCGCCTGCCCACACCATTGCGGCGCTGCCACCGGGCATCGGCTCCAGCACCTATCTGTGGCTGGGGTCCCTGGATGCGTCCAACAACGAGCTCTGGCGCTCCGCCTCAAGCCCGCCACTGCTGCCGATCGCTTCCCTGGGCCAGCCGCTCCCCGGTCAAGGTGCCAGCGGGTATTTTGTCGGTAACCGGGTGGGCGCCTATCTGCACGTGTCGCCGGCGATCCAGCAAACGGCCACGCTCGGGATGCAAGTCTCCGGAAGTTCCGGGCTGGTTGGTCCCTTCGGAGCCAGCATTCAGCCGGGCACCAGTCACCTACTCGCAACCGTGAGCGTGCCGGCGAACCCCGAGCAGATCGAGTTCTGGACCATCGACCTGCTGGAGGCAGTCCCGGGCACTGCAGCCGCCATCGGCAGCGCCAATCAAGCTACCGTGCTGACCATGCCCAGCCCTATTGGGAACCTGCGGCCGAGCTGCTATGTCGCCTGCCTGCTGATCGGTGTATGCAGTTTTCCCACCGAAACCGGCACCCCGGACGCCGGCAGTCCGACATCTTCACTGCTGATGGGCACTCAGGCTGAAGTGACGCTGTTGCAACGACTGCGGGATGAACGCATGGCCATGAGCCCGGGTGGCGCGCACTACATCGCGCTGTATGAGTCCCTGCAATTGGATCTGTATCAGGCCACTTTCGTCGACCCGAGCTTCTACCTGGAGCTCTGGCAGCTCAAGGATGCGTGGATGCCCGCGATTGCCAGCCTGGTGGATGGCGATGGTTCCATGGTGGTGAGCACCGACATGCGCGACCGGCTGCGATCGGCACTGCTGCGCTTCGAGAGTCTGGGCAGTGTGGCCCTGGCCGAGGCCATCACCCGTGAGCGGGCTGCACTGGACCTGGACGGCCTGGCAGGCCTGCCCATCTCCAGCCTGCAACAGCGCTGGCAGGCCTCTCCTGTCTTCGCTTCTGGCTTCGAGTGA
- a CDS encoding response regulator transcription factor: MSEYGHGVHDEALSGKRPDVNKIRVAIVEDEPATRAALVQRLSATLKFELLFEADSLRSARASLRALTPDVLIVDLGLPDGSGLDLIAELSERCPALAILVLTVFGDEQKLIRAFERGARGYLLKDETSIGLVDAIEQILAGGAPISPAIARFLVSRLVRDQPASPPPPESELTAREIEVLRLAAKGYNHAEVAKLLGLSANTVASYTRRIYEKLEVHSRAEALFEAGRMGLIDGSHD, from the coding sequence GTGAGCGAATATGGCCATGGCGTCCATGACGAAGCGCTGTCCGGCAAACGTCCTGATGTGAACAAGATTCGAGTTGCCATCGTCGAAGATGAACCGGCCACGCGCGCGGCGCTGGTCCAGCGCCTTTCCGCCACGCTGAAGTTCGAACTGCTGTTCGAAGCGGACAGCCTGCGCAGCGCGCGTGCCAGCCTGCGGGCATTGACGCCGGATGTGCTGATTGTCGATCTGGGACTTCCCGATGGATCCGGCCTGGACCTGATTGCCGAACTGTCCGAGCGCTGCCCTGCTCTTGCCATCCTGGTGCTGACCGTTTTCGGTGACGAGCAGAAACTGATCCGGGCCTTCGAACGCGGTGCTCGCGGCTATCTGCTGAAGGACGAGACCAGCATCGGGCTGGTTGACGCCATCGAGCAGATTCTGGCGGGCGGCGCGCCGATCAGTCCGGCCATTGCGCGCTTTCTGGTCAGCAGACTGGTGCGGGATCAGCCCGCCAGCCCACCGCCACCCGAGAGCGAGCTGACGGCGCGGGAGATCGAAGTCCTGCGCCTCGCCGCCAAGGGCTACAACCACGCCGAGGTCGCCAAGCTGCTGGGCCTCAGCGCCAATACGGTGGCTTCCTATACCCGCAGGATTTACGAAAAGCTGGAAGTTCATTCCCGCGCCGAAGCGCTGTTCGAGGCCGGACGCATGGGTCTGATTGACGGCAGTCATGACTGA